In Deltaproteobacteria bacterium, the genomic window GATTCCGAGCTGGATACCTTCAAGAAATTTTCTCCCTTATCTCCTCCACGATCTTGGGAAGTATCTTACCGGCAGGTCCTTGGAGGAGATAATCAGATACGGAACCGGTCAGGGCTGTGGGCTCCATATTTATCTCTACTAGCTTGGCCCCGTTTCTCTTCGCCACAATGGGTATCCCCCCAGCAGGGTAGACCACCGCTGAGGTCCCTATTACCAAGACCAGATCACACGTCCTCGCCTCCTCAAAGGCCTTGGTTTGGGCCTCCCATGGGATGGGTTCGCCAAAGAAGACGACGTCTGGCTTAAGGATGAAACCACACTCAGGACATCGGGGAGGGATGTCTTCTAAGGAAAGAGAGGCTGTCTCTCGGCGATGCCCACATTCCAAACACACCAACCATTGGTTGGAACCGTGAAATTCTATAACCTCTTTACTCCCCGCCCTTTGGTGAAGCCCATCCACGTTTTGGGTGATCACAGAACTCAAAAGGCCCATCTGTTCCAGTTCCGCCAAGGCAACATGGGCGGGATTAGGTTCAACACCCATAACCAATTCTATCATTTCCTTTAACATCCGCCAAACCTTTTCCGGATTAGACCGGAAGGCACTGATATGGGCATATTCTTCAGGATCATATTTGCTCCACAACCCCCCTGCACTGCGAAAGTCAGGGACACCGCTTTCCACCGAAATCCCTGCACCGGTCAAGGCGATGGCCTTTTGAGAATTTAAAATATCCTCTGCAGCCCTCTTTTCCAAGGCCCCCCTCTCATCCAGCCCAGTGCTCACTTTTGCCCTCCTGAGAATCTCATGAGGATTTACCTTCAGCCCCTTCTGATGAAAATACCATTTCCCAAAGAGGGACTCAAGGATCAAATCCATTCATTTTTAACCCTTGAATCCTTTCAATTCCGCTAGCCAAATGGGAGAAGAACCAATTTTATTTAAATCATAATAGATACCCAAGGGAAGAAAGTCAACATGGTGTGTTGGTTGCCTAAAACCATGCCTTTGAGATGGGAAATTTTTTAAAAGATACCCTATTAGGAAACCCTCTTTAAACCCAGATGGAATATATAGCGCAAGGGGAAGAATATTGTAGGAATGGCGATGGTCTTTTTAATGATAAACCTTCCTTCGATTAATTCCTTAAACTTATTAATATTAAAGGTGTGGAGGTGCCATTCGTCTTCCATCTTCCGGGAAGGGCGATAACCTTTCCTGAATAAGAACTTATAAAGTCCAAAGGAAAAGATTACGCTCTTTATCCGGTTGATTAATCTCTCATTAGGAATGGTGATGATAATTAATGCGTTATCCTTCGAGACACGCTCTATTTCTTTTAACAAAGCCATGGGATGCAGGATATGCTCAATTACCTCCGTAGAAACTATTTTATTGAAGCTCCTGTTTTTAAAAGGAAGGCTTTCAACATCTGCCTGGACAATAAACTTTCTTACATTACTTTTGCAATTTGCTCTTGCAGTTCTCACCATCAAATCAGATATGTCTACCCCGACTCCTCGTTTACAGATCGCTTGATTTAGCAGGTATCCACTTCCACATCCTATATCCAGAAGGTCATCCATGTTGTTCAAGGAAAGAAAATCCACTATTTTCCTGAACCGCTTCAACTCTACTAATCTCACGAGAACATTTGAGTGGAAGATATAGTCCTCGGGATTATACTTATTTACCATTTCCTCGTTCCATTTCCTAAATGATCCTTTTTGTGCCATATTCACTTTTCTAGCTTCCTCCTTGCCCTTTCGACCAAGTCCCTTTCTTCCTCTGTCCGTGCGGGGAGATTAATCAATTTTTTGAAGATTGTCGAGGCCCTTTCCGTTTCTTTAAGGTTTTCATGGCAAATACCAAGATCATAGAGGAGTTTGATATCATTTGGTCTTAAGTTTAAAGCCTCTTGAAAGTATTTGCTGGCCTTCCTATATTCCCTTAAGCCGAAATATGCGATGCCCAGGTTTTGATAGATAGCAAAGGCTGGCTCTGAGAGGTAATTCTCCCGTAGAAAGCAGCTAACCGCCTTTTGGAGCTGAAAGGTCTTCAAATAGGCCAAGCCCATGTATTCATAGGCCCCTACCTCCATTTCATCCTCTTTCAAATCTTTATACTTCTCCAGATATTTAAGGGCAAGGCTATATTCGCCCTTTCTATAGTAAGCAACGCCCAATTGATAATAACTGTCAGGGAAAGAAGGGTTGATATCTATTACCTTTTTAAGTTCTTTGATGGCCTCATCATACCTTTTTAGTCTTAACAAAGTTATACCCAGATTATACAGCCCCAGCGGAGAGCTCGGCTTTTCCTTCAGGGTTATTTGGAACAAATTTAGTGCCTTCTCCAGATGTTCTTCACCGTCCCAGAGCAAATGGACCGAGCCTAAGGCATAATTGGTATAAAATGGAGTGCAATTCCCCTTACCTTTCGTTTCCTCAAGTTCTTTGATAAGCTTGGTCAAAAACTCCTTATCCCCTTTTTGCTCCTTGACATAACCCATGTTAAAATCAGCAGGGCGGAAAAATTTATAGCCATACCCTTCTATAGTACTCCTAAATTTAGGAACATTTTTTAAAAAAAGCATAGACACCTCATCAAAGGCAACCAATATCCAGTCAGGGTCATCGTCAAGACGTTTTACGAACATCATATATCCTTGCACCCTGTTGTCCTTTATAAGGACCATATCAATACTGTATTCTTCTAGCAACCTTCTCCAGGCCTTCTCATTATTTAACCCCTGACGGCAGGACCAAAAAAAATCTTTATCGTAAATAGTGGGGGTCCTACCATCAATGAAGACCTTTAGTTGTGGGTAAAGATGCCAGATGAGGTATCCACCATAGTCATAGTGATTAAATATATTTCCTTTCAATCCATGATCCTCGATGAACTTTACAGTACCGCTGGGATAACTTCCTTCTGTTAAACCAAAACCAATACGTCTGTATTCCCCTGTAAACCAAAGGACATAGAACGACAAAAAAACAATAATAAAGGCAGGAACCCACTTTACGTATTGAATCATCTTCTTTTTATAGGCTACCGAAGAAAAAGACTGGGCTATATTGAAGGCGACAATGGGACACATCACCACTCCCCATGCTCCAATAAAACGGTGGTAACTGAAGGCCATGTAGGAAAAAAGAGCAAAAATGAGAAGGTGCTCTATCTTTTTCAGGTTTTCCCTCCGTAGGAAAAAGGAAAAGATGCCTATAATAAAGAGCCCCTTGAACCAGATGGTGAAATCTGGCAAAAAGATCAAGAGGGATTTGGGCGAAAACGGTATCCACTCAACGATGTATCTCTTGGCCTCCTGCTCCGCTGCAGTGGCAAAGGGAACAGTGAAGGTCTTATATCCGTAAGGACTGGCAAAGGAAACTAGTATTACCAACAATGTGCTGATCATCAAGGCCCTTAATTTCCGATCCTTAAACACTGGCTTTAGATCGTTTCGTTGGCTCCAGGCCAAAGAAACAAAGTATGAAAAAGTATAGACGAACATTAATCCGATACCTAAGAGGAAACTTCCATGGATGTTTACCCACAGTATCTGTAGTATGGGTAGGAGGTATAGATAGCTTTTCCCTTTGATGAAGTACAAGTTAAGCATGTAAAAATATAGACATAAAAAGAGAAGAAAGACTACTTGAGGCCGAACCATAAATCTCTGCCTGATCACATTTAGGCCTACGATGAGAAAAAAGGCTACAATCCATTCTTTCCCTCCACTTAAAAGATTTATATTTTTATAGAGGAAGAACACAAGGATGGCGATGATTAAGGCCTTGAAGACGATCAGGCCTGAAAGGCCAAGGGTAGAATAGATCGGATAGACTATGACTTGAAAGAGCCATTCAAAGTCTGTCCACTCGTGGCCAGCAAAGGTATAGGAAAAAAAATCCTTGTGAGGAATGGCATGGTTGTTAAGAATCCATTCCCCAGTTTTCAGGTGCCACCAGATGTCAAAACAGCAGATCCTTTGAACACCATAAAGCAAGACAAGGATGCCCGTGATCACCCAAATAAGATACTTTAATCTGCTATCCACATCATTAGCCGAAATTCCCATCACCCAGAAGACCTCTGAATTAAGGTTTTTCTATCCATAATTGTCCCACCACAATTGAAATATGAAGAGGTTCCAAAGCTTCTTCCTGTTATCCACCTGTCTAGCGAGGTGGTCTGCCAATAACCCCTGGATGGCTGTCGGATCAAAGATCCCCTGCCTCTTGATCCTATCTTCGGAAAAGACATCCAAGAATAAATCCCTTAGATCCCCGGCGATCCACTTGGCCACCGGTATACCAAACCCCTTCTTTTTACGGAAGACTATCCCTCTGGGGAGCTTGTCCTTCATGGTCTTCTTAAAGATGTATTTGGTGGTCAGGCCTCTCAATTTTAAACCCTCTGGGAGCCCTGTGACAAAATCGACGAAGTGATGATCCAGAAAGGGGACCCTTACCTCCAGGGAGTTGGCCATGCTGGCCCGGTCCACCTTGACCAAGACCCCCTCCTGAAGATAGAGTTTCATGTCCAAGAATAACAATTTCCCCAAGAGAGAATCAAAGGACTTCCCATCTAAGTAACTGTTTAAAATGCCAAACTCATCCAATCCCCCCAACTCGGCCCTTATCTCGGCGTTTAATATCTTCCCCCTTTCCTCCGGTGAGAAGGTCCCCAACCAGACATAATTCCTGATGATCGGCGGATAGGGGATCCCCCTGATAAACTTCTTCAACCGGAAATCAAGACTCATGTTATCAAAAGAGACGGGCAACTTCATAGCCCATCTTTCCACCAGATTCCTTCTCAACCAAGATGGGACCTTGGCATAAATCTGGGCCAGACGAAAGGCCTGATAGGTGGGGTAGCCAGCGAAGATCTCATCCCCTCCGTCCCCCCCCAGGGCCACCTTTACGCTCCTTCTCGTAAACTGGCTCAACAAAAAGGTTGGGATAATGGAGGCATCGGCCAAGGGTTCGTCCAAAAGGGAGGCTACCGTAGGCAAGATGTCCAATAATTTTTTGGGATCGAGAATCTCTTCATAATGGTCGGTACCAAAAAAGGCCGCGGCGCGGCGGGCAAAGGCAGACTCGTCGAAGGAGGGGTCTTCAAAGCCGATGGAAAAGGTCTTGATATCATCTACCCCCTCCTCTCTCAAGGCGGCGATTACGGAGGTAGAATCAATCCCACCGCTCAAAAGGACCCCCAGGGGGACATCACTGATCAATCGCATCTGGACCGATTTCTTGAAGCGTGACCAGATTTCATCGCATATATCCTCCTCTGATAGCCTTTTCTCCCACCTATCCCTGAAGTCCAAGTCCCAATAGGTCCCCTCTCCCAGTTGGCCATCTCTATAAACGAGGTAATGACCTGGGAGAATCTTGCGTATCCCCTTAACTATAGAATAAGGGTCAGGGATGAAATCGTAGGTAAGATAAAGGCCCAAGGACTCTAAATCCAGACTGCGATCTACAAAAGGGGCCTTAAGCAGGGACTTTAACTCTGAGGCAAAAGAAAGATTGCGATCGTCAAAGGCATAATAAAGGGGTTTGATCCCTATCCTGTCCCGGGCCAGAAAGAGCTTGCGTTTCCTCCCATCCCAGATGGCGAAGGCGAACATCCCGTTGAGCCTCTCCAGGCATCTTTCTTCCATCTCTTCATAGAGATGAACCAGTACCTCTGTGTCCGTCTTGGTGTAAAACCTATGTCCCCTCTTCTCTAACCCCCTTTTTAGCTCTGGAAAGTTATATATCTCTCCATTAAATACAACATATATGGTCTTATCCTCGTTGTGGATGGGCTGTTTCCCTGTATCAAGGTCGATAATGCTCAACCTCCTATGACCCAGAGCAATCCCTGCATCGGCATAATACCCCTCTTCATCTGGCCCCCTGTGTTCTAAGGCCGAGGTCATCTTTCTCAGGACATCGAAGCCCACCTGTCTCTTATCTGAAAAACAAAACCCACAAATACCGCACATAATCTTATTTGGTTCCTCTCAAAAAGTTAACTATAGTGAGTTCTTCGCAATTTGTAATCCATTGATTTTATCAATTTGTTCAACCTAATGTTTTTGGTTTGTCTTTTGTTTTCAAGTGCAGGGCAATTTTTGATATTATTACTTCCTCTTCTTTGGCCTGAACCCCCTTCATCTTCCCCTCCCTTGACGGGAGGGGTTAGGGGAGGGTGAGATAAACAATTCTCCTTTATTACCTCTAACACTCCACTTATATTTGTCAAAACATCATTGTTCCAAGACCTTAAAATCTTAAAGCCGTGTCTCTTAAGATAATTGTCTCTTTCAATGTCCCTCTCTTTCTCAACTGCATGCTGCCCACCATCTACTTTTATTATTATCCGATTCTCAAAAGAGGCAAAATCAACTATACAGTTGTCAATCGGCTGTTGCCTTCTGAACTTAAATCCATTCATCTGCTTTGCCCTTAAATGCCTCCATAACAATTTCTCTGCATCGATTGGTCTTTTTCTGAGAATTCTGGCTATATTGTCCGATTTCTTCATCTGTATAATTACCCTCACCCTAGCCCTCCCCCACCCGTCGAGAGCCTCTGGGCCGAACGATCAAGGGGGAGGGAATTTAGCCAAGGATTCATGGGTTCGAGTTGACGACCTTTGCTAGTCTTTCTCTAGAATCCTAGACCCCTGGAATCCTTGAACCCTTATTGAAGGTTGACCCCTCGATGCCTTTCAACTCCACCAACCAATTTTTATCAGATGCTCAATCAAAGTTCAGCGTCGATTTTATCACATAGATCGGTTTCCCCTGGGACTCGTGGTAGGTACGGATAATGATCTCTGCAATGAGACCCATGAGGGTAAACATGATACCCATGACAGCAAAGAGAAAAGAGATCAAGATCATGGGGCTTATCCAGACCCCTCCCCAAAAGACCCTCCGGCATAAGACGAACAGACCTGTCAAGATCCCCAGACCCAATAAGATCATCCCCGCACCCCCGAAGAGGCGAATGGGCTTGGTAGAGTAACGCTGTAAGAACAGGATGGTTATGAGGTCCAAGATGACGCTTATGGTCCGGGAAAGGCCATACTTGGACCTCCCATATCTGCGGGGGCGGTGAGTCACCTCTACCTCTGCAATCCTCGCCCCAACCCAGGAGGCATAGGCAGGGATGAAGCGATGCATCTCCCCGTAAAGCCGCACATCCTTCAGGACATCCCTCCTGTATGCCTTGAGGGTACATCCATAGTCGTGCAGCTTAACCCTGGTCAACCAGGAAATCAACCTATTGGCCAAGATGGAGGGGAGTCTCCTCTTGAGAAGGGGCTCCTTCCTCTCCCTCCTCCAACCGCTGACCACGTCATAGCCCTCCTCCAACCTCTTCAAAAGCCGCGGCATGTCTCGGGGATCGTTCTGACCATCTCCATCCAGGGTGACAATTATCTCCCCCTCTGTATGTTCCACCCCTGCAGTGATGGCTGCGGTCTGCCCAAAATTTTTCTTAAACTGGA contains:
- a CDS encoding NAD-dependent deacylase; this encodes MDLILESLFGKWYFHQKGLKVNPHEILRRAKVSTGLDERGALEKRAAEDILNSQKAIALTGAGISVESGVPDFRSAGGLWSKYDPEEYAHISAFRSNPEKVWRMLKEMIELVMGVEPNPAHVALAELEQMGLLSSVITQNVDGLHQRAGSKEVIEFHGSNQWLVCLECGHRRETASLSLEDIPPRCPECGFILKPDVVFFGEPIPWEAQTKAFEEARTCDLVLVIGTSAVVYPAGGIPIVAKRNGAKLVEINMEPTALTGSVSDYLLQGPAGKILPKIVEEIREKIS
- a CDS encoding class I SAM-dependent methyltransferase produces the protein MNMAQKGSFRKWNEEMVNKYNPEDYIFHSNVLVRLVELKRFRKIVDFLSLNNMDDLLDIGCGSGYLLNQAICKRGVGVDISDLMVRTARANCKSNVRKFIVQADVESLPFKNRSFNKIVSTEVIEHILHPMALLKEIERVSKDNALIIITIPNERLINRIKSVIFSFGLYKFLFRKGYRPSRKMEDEWHLHTFNINKFKELIEGRFIIKKTIAIPTIFFPLRYIFHLGLKRVS
- a CDS encoding tetratricopeptide repeat protein, which codes for MMGISANDVDSRLKYLIWVITGILVLLYGVQRICCFDIWWHLKTGEWILNNHAIPHKDFFSYTFAGHEWTDFEWLFQVIVYPIYSTLGLSGLIVFKALIIAILVFFLYKNINLLSGGKEWIVAFFLIVGLNVIRQRFMVRPQVVFLLFLCLYFYMLNLYFIKGKSYLYLLPILQILWVNIHGSFLLGIGLMFVYTFSYFVSLAWSQRNDLKPVFKDRKLRALMISTLLVILVSFASPYGYKTFTVPFATAAEQEAKRYIVEWIPFSPKSLLIFLPDFTIWFKGLFIIGIFSFFLRRENLKKIEHLLIFALFSYMAFSYHRFIGAWGVVMCPIVAFNIAQSFSSVAYKKKMIQYVKWVPAFIIVFLSFYVLWFTGEYRRIGFGLTEGSYPSGTVKFIEDHGLKGNIFNHYDYGGYLIWHLYPQLKVFIDGRTPTIYDKDFFWSCRQGLNNEKAWRRLLEEYSIDMVLIKDNRVQGYMMFVKRLDDDPDWILVAFDEVSMLFLKNVPKFRSTIEGYGYKFFRPADFNMGYVKEQKGDKEFLTKLIKELEETKGKGNCTPFYTNYALGSVHLLWDGEEHLEKALNLFQITLKEKPSSPLGLYNLGITLLRLKRYDEAIKELKKVIDINPSFPDSYYQLGVAYYRKGEYSLALKYLEKYKDLKEDEMEVGAYEYMGLAYLKTFQLQKAVSCFLRENYLSEPAFAIYQNLGIAYFGLREYRKASKYFQEALNLRPNDIKLLYDLGICHENLKETERASTIFKKLINLPARTEEERDLVERARRKLEK
- the asnB gene encoding asparagine synthase (glutamine-hydrolyzing), whose product is MCGICGFCFSDKRQVGFDVLRKMTSALEHRGPDEEGYYADAGIALGHRRLSIIDLDTGKQPIHNEDKTIYVVFNGEIYNFPELKRGLEKRGHRFYTKTDTEVLVHLYEEMEERCLERLNGMFAFAIWDGRKRKLFLARDRIGIKPLYYAFDDRNLSFASELKSLLKAPFVDRSLDLESLGLYLTYDFIPDPYSIVKGIRKILPGHYLVYRDGQLGEGTYWDLDFRDRWEKRLSEEDICDEIWSRFKKSVQMRLISDVPLGVLLSGGIDSTSVIAALREEGVDDIKTFSIGFEDPSFDESAFARRAAAFFGTDHYEEILDPKKLLDILPTVASLLDEPLADASIIPTFLLSQFTRRSVKVALGGDGGDEIFAGYPTYQAFRLAQIYAKVPSWLRRNLVERWAMKLPVSFDNMSLDFRLKKFIRGIPYPPIIRNYVWLGTFSPEERGKILNAEIRAELGGLDEFGILNSYLDGKSFDSLLGKLLFLDMKLYLQEGVLVKVDRASMANSLEVRVPFLDHHFVDFVTGLPEGLKLRGLTTKYIFKKTMKDKLPRGIVFRKKKGFGIPVAKWIAGDLRDLFLDVFSEDRIKRQGIFDPTAIQGLLADHLARQVDNRKKLWNLFIFQLWWDNYG
- a CDS encoding endonuclease domain-containing protein, whose translation is MKKSDNIARILRKRPIDAEKLLWRHLRAKQMNGFKFRRQQPIDNCIVDFASFENRIIIKVDGGQHAVEKERDIERDNYLKRHGFKILRSWNNDVLTNISGVLEVIKENCLSHPPLTPPVKGGEDEGGSGQRRGSNNIKNCPALENKRQTKNIRLNKLIKSMDYKLRRTHYS
- a CDS encoding glycosyltransferase family 2 protein; the protein is MDREDTEAGGSRLRAVSVVIPIFNEAQNIDPLYKELKTVMEGMGVAYEVIFVDDGSDDGSGEVLQRLVQQDKRIKVIQFKKNFGQTAAITAGVEHTEGEIIVTLDGDGQNDPRDMPRLLKRLEEGYDVVSGWRRERKEPLLKRRLPSILANRLISWLTRVKLHDYGCTLKAYRRDVLKDVRLYGEMHRFIPAYASWVGARIAEVEVTHRPRRYGRSKYGLSRTISVILDLITILFLQRYSTKPIRLFGGAGMILLGLGILTGLFVLCRRVFWGGVWISPMILISFLFAVMGIMFTLMGLIAEIIIRTYHESQGKPIYVIKSTLNFD